Proteins from a single region of Hordeum vulgare subsp. vulgare chromosome 6H, MorexV3_pseudomolecules_assembly, whole genome shotgun sequence:
- the LOC123406073 gene encoding wax ester synthase/diacylglycerol acyltransferase 11-like: MDASSSLRQRSLSVYTRSNGAAAAVEERTADDGESLGEPVSPSARLVEEYFIVVVVGLGAPVNESTGRAGIGAAIACYPRFQSIQATDKDGTLRWVKTTVDLDYHIIYPKLDTMAVAANPDQAVEDYVASLSTKPMDHCRPMWELHVLDFPTSEATATTVIRVHHCLSDGTSLLMLLLSSTRSAADPSKPPVLPPLPARTAAIYLRPRPPVSAGSLAFALWLWSFVLLAWHTMWDAAGFVSTILFLKDTHTLFSCTDNGNRRPNRIVHRSLSLDDVKFVKDTLNCTVNDVLVGSMDAALSRYYYRKLGDTETRKEIRLRSVLVVNLRATTSLHECVGMIQSGKPSDVKLGNELGFIILPVHIAMHLDPLDYVRKAKNTVDRKKSSLEVSFTHVAAEVFHKILGRKAGAYIIDRMFSNTTTLLSNMIGPVEQVEFCGHPVVFIAPSQYGLPQAINVNFNSYVNTIKVVLAVDDAQFPDCHELLGDFVESLRRIKDAAEKLGSHDMKA; this comes from the exons ATGGATGCTTCAAGTAGCCTGCGACAACGATCACTGTCGGTTTACACGAGGAGTAATGGAGCAGCGGCGGCCGTGGAAGAGCGGACGGCAGATGACGGCGAGTCACTTGGGGAGCCGGTCAGCCCCTCCGCCAGGCTCGTTGAGGAGTacttcatcgttgtcgtcgtcggccTCGGCGCGCCCGTCAACGAATCCACCGGCCGCGCGGGCATCGGTGCGGCGATAGCATGCTACCCACGGTTCCAAAGCATCCAG GCGACAGATAAGGACGGTACTCTACGGTGGGTGAAGACGACGGTTGACCTGGACTACCACATCATCTACCCAAAGCTGGACACGATGGCCGTAGCGGCCAACCCAGACCAGGCTGTAGAAGACTACGTGGCGTCTCTGTCTACTAAACCCATGGATCACTGCAGACCTATGTGGGAACTCCACGTCCTCGACTTCCCGACCTCGGAGGCCACTGCAACAACGGTGATTCGCGTCCACCATTGCCTCAGCGATGGCACCTCCCTGCTCATGCTCCTATTGTCAAGCACACGCAGCGCCGCCGATCCTTCGAAGCCACCAGTTTTGCCTCCGTTGCCGGCACGCACCGCTGCTATATACCTGCGTCCACGACCGCCAGTGTCTGCTGGCTCGTTGGCGTTTGCCTTGTGGCTTTGGTCCTTCGTCCTTCTTGCTTGGCACACCATGTGGGACGCTGCAGGCTTTGTCTCCACCATACTATTTCTGAAAGATACGCATACGCTATTCTCATGTACCGACAATGGGAACCGTCGCCCCAACCGCATCGTGCACCGGAGTCTTAGCCTTGATGATGTCAAGTTCGTTAAGGACACCTTGAACTGC ACAGTTAATGATGTCTTAGTTGGATCTATGGATGCTGCCCTATCGCGATACTACTACCGGAAGTTGG GTGACACTGAAACTAGGAAGGAGATCCGTCTGCGATCGGTCCTTGTGGTGAATTTAAGGGCAACTACATCCCTACAC GAATGTGTCGGTATGATACAGTCTGGAAAGCCAAGCGATGTAAAATTGGGAAATGAGCTTGGTTTCATCATCCTTCCAGTTCATATAGCCATGCACCTTGATCCACTCGATTATGTTCGCAAGGCCAAGAATACCGTGGATCGAAAGAAAAGCTCCCTAGAAGTGTCATTTACACACGTTGCCGCAGAAGTCTTCCACAAAATATTGGGTCGGAAG GCAGGTGCTTATATCATTGATCGTATGTTCTCCAATACAACGACGTTATTATCAAACATGATAGGTCCAGTTGAACAGGTGGAGTTCTGTGGACATCCGGTTGTCTTCATTGCCCCTAGCCAGTACGGACTACCTCAA GCCATAAACGTGAACTTTAATAGTTACGTCAACACCATCAAGGTGGTTCTAGCAGTGGACGATGCACAATTTCCAGACTGTCACGAGCTTTTGGGCGACTTTGTTGAATCTCTCAGACGTATTAAGGATGCAGCTGAAAAACTTGGAAGCCATGACATGAAGGCATAG